AGAACTACATAGGCACCAATCATTCTAAGCCCGCTCCCATGCACACAAATTCTTGATACTCCAGGAAAATGTTCTTCTTCACTTTGTGATGAATGtcttgaatttgtgaaagTTGGAAGTCCTTGGGAACATATTCAAGGAGTCTCATGCCAATGTCTTGAATTTGTGCGTCAAGGGAAGATTTGTTCTGATAATACTTTGATCAAAGGTTTAATGATATGAACCTCAAAATTTTGTGGATTGtggaaaattatgaatttaattggtgggtttgaatttcattaataagtcaaattataaggactaattaattaaacatagCATTAAATTTAGGTTGAAATGCACCTAACTTCGAACAATCATCCTTCTTCTTGCATCCACGAATTTCATTTACTTTCAATAATCTTCAATTCCGACTCTGATTCCAATGGTAGCTTTGGAGATTTTgggtaatttttctttttgggttttctagTTTCTTCTACATCATTTCTTCTCTCACAATTTCGTCATCGTAAACTTTCTGCCAGTTCGAGGCAATCTGGAATGGCCCCCAATGCCATCCACATCCAGCCCACTGCCAACAAGCTCCAAGAGCTTTGCTTGCACGACTACACAATTCGATTCgattcagtttttttttatgctaaAGGACTTATCTATCTATCGGCTAAGAGTTCCAGGAGTGGCTGCAATTGAACTCTCAAGGACGCCTGGAACCCACATTGCAGCCTTCAACAAGCCAAGCAATTATACTTTTTACAGATGTTTTCAAAACTCATTCATTCTCGATGACATGCTAAAATAAAAGTACTTCGACACAAGTTTTCTCTTCTAGAGGGACAATCACAGGACATTCAATCGATCAGGGAGGAAAAGAAGGGGCTCCCAATCAGTCCGGGAGGAGAGTCTCGTTTGTGCCAAAGGTGAGAATGAGTCCCTTCTTTTGTTGCTCAAAATAACaaacaatcaaagaaaaatgcaaaattgGGGTTTCTTAATTCTCCTAGTGTTTCATTTATCTTACAATTTTTTACTGCAGAGAAGTTTTACATGGGGGtttctctcattttgtttgtgagggttttttttttttaagctacTTGGAAGAGCATGCAACCGTAGGATGATAGGAAAGCAATTTTGAGGtttttgagcttttttttcttctcattttcgATGGTTTTTTCCCGTTGTTGACAACCTAGAGTTGagaaggattgttgggagggagtcccacgttggctaattaaaggGATGATCATGTAGTTATTTGGCCggctattaaaagaaaaggtttgCCTATGGTGTTTTTCTAGTTAGTAATAGAAGCAATCATTCCTACCGTCGTAAAATAAGAGTACCTGGCTCTGCCCATTCACACAGATTCAATTCTATGGCCAAACATAACATGCCAGCAAATGTAGTCACCATCATTGATACTCAAGATATTGTGTCTAACATTTGCTCATAGTGTAGATAAGGCAGTCCCTGAGGCATAGTGTAGATAAGGCAGTCCCTGAAACTAAGAAAACTACGCTATTCAAAGCAATCTATCTACCTAAGGTTAGTTGAGTCAAAGCAATCTATCTACCTAAGGTTAGTTGAGTCTAATGCTGGGCTAGGTGATTCCTCTGTATCAATGGCCGAACTTTAATCTCTCCATTGATGTGAGGCCCTTTGGGCAAACCAAAAGCAAatccatgagagtttatgctcaaagtggacaatattattgTGAAAGTTCGTGATTCCTANAAGGTTTAATGATATGAACCTCAAAATTTTGTGGATTGtggaaaattatgaatttaattggtgggtttgaatttcattaataagtcaaattataaggactaattaattaaacatagCATTAAATTTAGGTTGAAATGCACCTAACTTCGAACAATCATCCTTCTTCTTGCATCCACGAATTTCATTTACTTTCAATAATCTTCAATTCCGACTCTGATTCCAATGGTAGCTTTGGAGATTTTgggtaatttttctttttgggttttctagTTTCTTCTACATCATTTCTTCTCTCACAATTTCGTCATCGTAAACTTTCTGCCAGTTCGAGGCAATCTGGAATGGCCCCCAATGCCATCCACATCCAGCCCACTGCCAACAAGCTCCAAGAGCTTTGCTTGCACGACTACACAATTCGATTCgattcagtttttttttatgctaaAGGACTTATCTATCTATCGGCTAAGAGTTCCAGGAGTGGCTGCAATTGAACTCTCAAGGACGCCTGGAACCCACATTGCAGCCTTCAACAAGCCAAGCAATTATACTTTTTACAGATGTTTTCAAAACTCATTCATTCTCGATGACATGCTAAAATAAAAGTACTTCGACACAAGTTTTCTCTTCTAGAGGGACAATCACAGGACATTCAATCGATCAGGGAGGAAAAGAAGGGGCTCCCAATCAGTCCGGGAGGAGAGTCTCGTTTGTGCCAAAGGTGAGAATGAGTCCCTTCTTTTGTTGCTCAAAATAACaaacaatcaaagaaaaatgcaaaattgGGGTTTCTTAATTCTCCTAGTGTTTCATTTATCTTACAATTTTTTACTGCAGAGAAGTTTTACATGGGGGtttctctcattttgtttgtgagggttttttttttttaagctacTTGGAAGAGCATGCAACCGTAGGATGATAGGAAAGCAATTTTGAGGtttttgagcttttttttcttctcattttcgATGGTTTTTTCCCGTTGTTGACAACCTAGAGTTGagaaggattgttgggagggagtcccacgttggctaattaaaggGATGATCATGTAGTTATTTGGCCggctattaaaagaaaaggtttgCCTATGGTGTTTTTCTAGTTAGTAATAGAAGCAATCATTCCTACCGTCGTAAAATAAGAGTACCTGGCTCTGCCCATTCACACAGATTCAATTCTATGGCCAAACATAACATGCCAGCAAATGTAGTCACCATCATTGATACTCAAGATATTGTGTCTAACATTTGCTCATAGTGTAGATAAGGCAGTCCCTGAGGCATAGTGTAGATAAGGCAGTCCCTGAAACTAAGAAAACTACGCTATTCAAAGCAATCTATCTACCTAAGGTTAGTTGAGTCAAAGCAATCTATCTACCTAAGGTTAGTTGAGTCTAATGCTGGGCTAGGTGATTCCTCTGTATCAATGGCCGAACTTTAATCTCTCCATTGATGTGAGGCCCTTTGGGCAAACCAAAAGCAAatccatgagagtttatgctcaaagtggacaatattattgTGAaagttcgtgattcctaaccgggtcttttttcttttattgtttgctagtttttttttcccttcttctagTAATTCTTTCCTTCACTTCTTTTCATCCAACTTCCCGTTTTTGCTCCATTTTGGTCGAACCTTTCATCGACATTTAAGACCGGAAAAAACCACATAACCAATCTAAAATGAAACAACAACTCTTGCATTCATTATTACAACATGGCAAAGAAAAGGACAATACCCCAACCAAGAATACCATACAAGGACTAGCCGCTGCATTTACCGATATGAACCAAGTTCATATCATTTACTCTTGGATCTCATTTAATTAACATCTCAACAACCTATAAATATGTTCACAAATAAATTCAGAATCCTGTTTTGCTTCATCAATTCAAGATAAGTTCGCAATTGTTGCATGTTTCATGGAAAGACTTTCTCCAGAGAGAGTATTCAGAGAATTGGAACAAAATAGCCTCAAAAGTTTACGTTGGACTACTACAAACTACAAACTCAAGCTACTCTAGAAAGAAGTTTTGTTTCAACAACGTCATTAAGGAATCTCATAATCTTGATGGAAAAAGACAATCTCCAAAGAAAATCAGGCACTTTAGGAAGCATCCTCAAAATCTTACATCAGTTTTCCACGTACCTTGCACACTAGGATTTTTGGTCACATGTCTTGTCTTCAGTTTTATGACCTTTCTCCCCAGTGCATTCCTTAGCCTCGTTGCATGTAAATGTATTTCTTCGACATCCAAATTCCTTACACATACCACCCGTTGATTATTGTTCTCTGTGAAGGCAATGAAATATGGGAAATTCCATGTTCAAACACTATTAAATTATAACTGCAAGAAGctgagagagggagagagaattACTGTAGAAGGCCTTCAAGTGTGGATGCTGCCCACGAATGAGTTCACGAACTACTTTTAGCTGAgggtttttcttcttaaaatcTGGCAATTGCGAGTCCATAAATGCCCTGAAAGTTCAATGATAAGATACAAATCATTCAGGACATGTGAGACAGTATTTGATTCACTGTAAAAGCtagataataattataacaaCAATCAAATAAAACTACAGAAGCATCGAGCTTATTCCAAGAAAACTATAGGATGATCTGATATTCTAGGTTTAATGCTTCTTATTCCTAGAAAACTATAGGATGATCTGATATTCTAGGTTTAAGGTTGGTAAAtttaacggctcaagcccaccgctagcaaatattgttctctttggacttttacTTCtggacttcccttcaaggtttttaaaacgcgtctactagggacatgtttccacactcttataaagaatgcttcgttcccctctccaaccgacgtgggatctcacaataataaataaaaataataaaggaatTCAGCTttaggtaaaagaaaaaatgggtGGTGAAAGGAGTAAGCGTCTTACTGCACTCTCCAAGAACCCTAGTCCTAAAAAACCCACCTTTTCTTTGCACAGTCCATTTCCAAAAATCCAAGCAATTTCCTTTAACTTTTTACACAACTCAAACCAGTAAGctaaaagaaagcaagatgagtataaaataattatgctTGAACATGGAAATATAAAGTATTTTGAGGTCAAAATTTAAACCTCCGTCAGTTGAGAACTGAAATCTGAGTAGTAATGAAATAATCAAGTAGATAATGGTTTAGCAATCCAACAAACCTGATACCCCTACTGCTTCCACTCCAATCACAATAGCTGACAATCAGCTTCTGAAGCTGCCATACACCTCGTAAAGCCATCTTTATATCTGCAAAAgggattaaaaaaatcaagtccCAAATAGCAAtcgaagaaatgaaaaagaaatatacgAATACGAACTTAACTCACACAACCAAGAGCTCAAATCTAAACGaataaatcaataatcatCAAATGATTTACAGAATCCATGAATAAGGAAACATAAGAttatccaaaaagaaagatacTAGAAGCTTAAGAAGAAAAACGAATATCAAAATTTGACGATCTCTACTACCCTCCACCGAAAAGAGCAACAATGGAAGAAGCAGCTCATGAGAATCTAAGAAGAAGCTGTAATATCCAAATTGTACAATGTACTGAAGCTCTCTAGCTTCAATAAGAACGATCGACATACCTGAGACGGAGGATCGGTGCGGCTACCAACGAAGAGACCCAAAGAGCGACAAAGAGCGACAAAGAGCAAATGATGGAGGGAGGCTCGAGCGATTGAGGTTTGGTTCCtgtagttttcttttttaattaaattacaaattttatcgaaataaaaataaattttaaaaaaggtttttatttttatttttatttttatttttatttttatttttttattagtttaacCAATGGTGatattgaataaatttattttgggaattattttgaatagtttaataaatttatatgtttAATAACCTTAATTCGAAAAGCTACCAGAAAATTGCTGGCTGGAGTTGCAGGAAGTCCTCACGGCGGCCCAATTCTGCGAgaagcgagagagagagagagagaaccgAGGATTCACCGGCCGTATCTCTGAACTCTgaatcttcttctcttttatgGTCGGCAGCTGCTGAACGAGAATCTGCTCTttcaacttcttcttctttcgcTATGGAGTTAGAATCATACTACGAAATTTCCCGCACCGCCGACTACATTCACACTCGGAACTTTACCAGAGTCGCATTGCAGGTATTACTACGAATCCACAAGTATTGCAGGTTTGAAAtgatttcaacttttttatcTGCTCCTTATTAACCAACTACGGAGAGTTTCGGTCTTGTGTTCTTCGAAATATTGTGGTTTGAGTTTGATTCAAGTCGAGTTTTTGCTCCCGTTCGGGTGCTGTGAATGTATAAATGTTATATGTGTCATGGATTTTCTCATGTCTGGTtattttgatcttcaaatgCTCATAATTCcgtttttatattattatgtcCTACTTAATTgttgatttcttttatttatgaaattttagtttccTGATGAGCTCTTGAAGGATTCAACTAGAGTGGTCAGTGCTTTAAGGAAAAGACTCTGTGCGCTTAATGATACAAACCAAAGCGATGGCGAAAATAAGGTTAGGTTGTTCATAATGGCTGATACAACTTACGGTAGCTGTTGCGTTGATGAGGTTGGGGCAGCTCACGCTAATGCTGATTGTGTCATTCACTATGGACATACATGTCTGAGCCCGTGAGTATCGATCTACTA
This portion of the Cucurbita pepo subsp. pepo cultivar mu-cu-16 chromosome LG08, ASM280686v2, whole genome shotgun sequence genome encodes:
- the LOC111799724 gene encoding 54S ribosomal protein L51, mitochondrial-like, with the protein product MALRGVWQLQKLIVSYCDWSGSSRGIRAFMDSQLPDFKKKNPQLKVVRELIRGQHPHLKAFYKNNNQRVVCVRNLDVEEIHLHATRLRNALGRKVIKLKTRHVTKNPSVQGTWKTDVRF